A region of Streptomyces deccanensis DNA encodes the following proteins:
- a CDS encoding DoxX family protein, translating into MFIAYVVLAVLLSLLLLVSARGDIVRDPKITDGLKALGVPDNWFVPLGLVKIAGAVGLLVGIAYRPLGIAAAIGVVLYFLGAVITHIRAGDKKGMGTPAVIMLISVVPAVLGFATV; encoded by the coding sequence GTGTTCATCGCCTATGTCGTCCTCGCTGTCCTGCTGTCCCTGCTGCTGCTCGTCTCTGCCCGCGGCGACATCGTCCGCGACCCGAAGATCACGGACGGGCTCAAGGCGCTCGGAGTCCCCGACAACTGGTTCGTGCCGCTCGGCCTGGTCAAGATCGCGGGCGCTGTGGGGCTGCTCGTCGGCATCGCCTACCGCCCCCTCGGCATCGCCGCGGCGATCGGGGTCGTCCTGTACTTCCTGGGCGCCGTGATCACGCACATCCGAGCGGGCGACAAGAAGGGAATGGGCACCCCGGCCGTCATCATGCTCATCTCCGTGGTGCCTGCGGTGCTTGGCTTCGCAACGGTCTGA
- a CDS encoding TIGR03086 family metal-binding protein produces the protein MDIRRLDRQALLLTGELVSHVKPDHLRLATPCADWTLYGLLRHLVSQNEGFAASARGAGEPWAVWRDGDLGDDPAGAYEASVGEVTEAFAEDDVLERRFALPEVGEGFSVSGRTAIGFHLLDYVVHAWDVAVTIGAPWVPTAELTTAALRVATLIPDEGRGAGAAFRRRINVPDDAPQGDRLLALLGRDPSWRPGPC, from the coding sequence ATGGACATACGACGACTGGACCGCCAGGCACTGTTGCTGACCGGGGAGCTGGTCTCCCATGTGAAGCCCGACCACTTGAGGTTGGCGACACCGTGCGCGGACTGGACCCTGTACGGCCTGCTTCGCCATCTGGTCAGCCAGAACGAGGGGTTCGCCGCCTCCGCCCGCGGCGCGGGTGAGCCGTGGGCCGTATGGCGCGACGGCGACCTCGGCGACGATCCGGCGGGAGCGTATGAGGCGTCGGTGGGCGAGGTCACCGAGGCGTTCGCGGAAGACGACGTGCTGGAACGGCGCTTCGCGCTGCCGGAGGTGGGCGAGGGCTTCTCTGTCTCCGGGCGGACGGCGATCGGCTTCCACCTGCTCGACTACGTGGTGCACGCCTGGGATGTCGCGGTGACGATCGGCGCCCCCTGGGTGCCGACCGCCGAACTCACCACCGCCGCGCTGCGCGTCGCCACCCTGATCCCGGACGAGGGCCGCGGAGCCGGCGCCGCGTTCCGCCGGCGGATCAATGTCCCCGACGACGCTCCGCAGGGCGACCGTTTGCTCGCCCTGCTCGGCCGCGACCCGTCCTGGAGGCCGGGGCCATGCTGA
- a CDS encoding PLP-dependent aminotransferase family protein, whose product MDVHVRLDGQRDLSGQIYRQLRTAIHDGLLRPGDRLPPTRELGRRLEVARNTVGVAYERLVAEGYADSRVGSGTYVRTTGLPAGGTATDTDTDTPTPSGLRPRALWADLSPWAAPETSGPTTAAHDFRVGLPDARLFPYDAWRPLIARELRFSAAGTVGYGDPAGHAGLRAALARHIGLSRGVRTGPDDVLVTTGTQQALDLIGRVLLDPGDRVAVEEPGYPPARLPFLAQGAEVTGVPVDAEGLLVDAIPPDTRAVYVTPAHQFPLGMAMSLRRRAALLQWARRHGAAVIEDDYDSEFRFGGRPVETLQSLDRDGHVIYVGSFSKVMLPSLRVGFLVAPAPLRTALRTAKYTVDWHTAVPTQAALARFVDDGLLARHVRRMQHTYASRHRAITEALTDHFADLTTLVPSAAGLHVTAFTRGHLTEPDALADLAVRARASGVAVYTLAEVAANRSACPGFVFGYGSISAPDIEPGLHRVLGQPRES is encoded by the coding sequence ATGGACGTGCACGTCAGGCTTGACGGGCAGCGTGACCTGTCCGGCCAGATCTATCGCCAACTGCGCACCGCGATCCACGACGGGTTGCTGCGGCCCGGTGATCGGCTGCCCCCGACCCGGGAGTTGGGGCGCCGCCTCGAGGTGGCCCGCAACACGGTCGGCGTCGCCTACGAACGGCTCGTCGCCGAGGGCTACGCGGACAGCAGGGTCGGCTCCGGGACCTACGTACGTACGACGGGCCTGCCCGCGGGCGGGACGGCGACCGACACCGACACCGACACCCCAACCCCCTCGGGGCTTCGCCCACGTGCCCTCTGGGCGGACTTGTCCCCATGGGCGGCTCCGGAGACCTCGGGACCGACTACGGCGGCCCACGACTTCCGGGTCGGCCTGCCGGACGCCCGGCTCTTCCCGTACGACGCCTGGCGTCCCCTGATCGCCCGGGAACTGCGCTTTTCGGCCGCCGGAACGGTCGGATACGGTGATCCGGCCGGCCACGCCGGGCTACGCGCCGCGCTCGCCCGGCACATCGGACTCTCCCGCGGTGTGCGGACCGGTCCGGACGACGTGCTGGTGACCACCGGCACGCAGCAGGCTCTGGACCTCATCGGGCGGGTGCTGCTGGACCCGGGTGATCGGGTGGCCGTCGAGGAACCCGGCTACCCACCCGCCCGGTTGCCGTTCCTGGCGCAGGGCGCCGAGGTAACGGGCGTACCGGTGGACGCCGAGGGTCTGCTGGTGGACGCCATCCCGCCGGACACCCGCGCCGTGTACGTCACCCCTGCCCACCAGTTCCCGCTCGGCATGGCGATGTCCCTGCGGCGCAGAGCGGCGCTGCTGCAGTGGGCGCGGCGGCACGGCGCGGCGGTGATCGAGGACGACTACGACAGCGAGTTCCGGTTCGGCGGGCGGCCGGTCGAAACGCTGCAGAGTCTGGACCGGGACGGACACGTCATCTATGTGGGTTCGTTCTCCAAGGTGATGCTGCCCTCCCTGCGCGTCGGCTTCCTGGTGGCGCCCGCCCCGCTGCGCACAGCGCTGCGCACCGCCAAGTACACCGTCGACTGGCACACAGCGGTCCCCACGCAGGCGGCGCTCGCCCGGTTCGTCGACGACGGGTTGCTCGCCCGGCACGTCCGCCGGATGCAGCACACGTACGCGAGCCGGCACCGAGCCATCACCGAGGCGCTCACCGACCACTTCGCGGACCTGACCACGTTGGTGCCGTCAGCCGCGGGCCTCCACGTGACCGCGTTCACCCGGGGCCACCTCACCGAGCCGGACGCCCTCGCGGACCTGGCCGTCCGGGCCCGGGCATCCGGAGTGGCGGTCTACACCCTGGCGGAGGTCGCCGCGAACCGGTCCGCCTGCCCGGGCTTCGTCTTCGGCTACGGCTCGATCAGCGCCCCGGACATCGAGCCGGGCCTGCACCGCGTACTCGGCCAGCCTCGAGAAAGCTGA
- a CDS encoding IS3 family transposase encodes MAMKDYSDEFKADAVALYESTPGATYKSIAADLGINRATLREWVLRDRERRGVAPAAARSGGAAPARAGQPAPSADPDERIRQLEARVAELEASERKLATERDILRKAAKYFAQRDELVNRFQFVHDHRDAFGVKRLCQVLGVNRSSYYKWRDAADARTARQAADRALAEQIRAVHADSDGAYGSPRITAELRAEGRKINEKRVARVMRKFSIAGIRLRRRVRTTIPEPSVTPVPDLFQRDFTAPAPGIKYMGDITYLPTGDGDFLYLATVLDCFSRRVVGWSIAAHMRTELVADALHMAAATRGGLSGAIFHSDHGAQYTSREFADLCGELGVTQSMGSVGTSADNAACESFHATLKRETLRGAHHYPGAELCRRTVFRWLTRYNTRRRHSANGHLSPMAYENQHRQESDKLTLAA; translated from the coding sequence ATGGCGATGAAGGACTACTCGGACGAGTTCAAGGCCGATGCCGTGGCCCTGTACGAGTCCACGCCCGGGGCGACCTACAAGAGCATCGCCGCTGACCTGGGCATCAACAGGGCGACGCTGCGTGAGTGGGTGCTGCGGGACCGGGAGCGTCGCGGCGTCGCCCCCGCGGCCGCTCGGTCAGGTGGGGCAGCGCCGGCCCGGGCAGGACAGCCGGCACCGTCCGCCGACCCGGACGAGCGGATCCGGCAGCTGGAGGCCCGGGTGGCCGAGCTTGAGGCGAGCGAACGGAAGCTGGCCACCGAGCGGGACATCCTGCGCAAGGCGGCCAAGTATTTCGCTCAGCGAGACGAACTGGTGAACCGCTTCCAGTTCGTCCACGACCACCGGGACGCCTTCGGCGTGAAGCGGTTGTGCCAGGTGCTGGGCGTGAACCGTTCCAGCTACTACAAGTGGCGGGACGCGGCCGACGCGCGGACCGCGCGGCAGGCCGCCGACCGGGCCCTGGCCGAACAGATCCGCGCCGTCCACGCCGACTCCGACGGTGCCTACGGCTCCCCGCGGATCACCGCCGAGCTCCGTGCCGAGGGCCGCAAGATCAATGAGAAACGGGTGGCCCGCGTGATGCGCAAGTTCTCCATAGCGGGCATACGCCTGCGAAGACGGGTCCGCACCACGATCCCGGAGCCGTCGGTGACACCGGTCCCGGACCTGTTCCAGCGGGACTTCACCGCCCCCGCGCCCGGGATCAAGTACATGGGCGACATCACCTACCTTCCCACCGGGGACGGCGACTTCCTCTATCTGGCCACTGTCCTGGACTGCTTCAGCCGCCGGGTGGTCGGCTGGTCCATCGCCGCCCACATGCGCACCGAACTCGTCGCCGACGCCCTGCACATGGCAGCCGCCACCCGCGGCGGTCTGAGCGGCGCGATCTTCCACTCCGATCACGGCGCCCAGTACACATCGCGTGAATTCGCCGACTTGTGCGGCGAGTTGGGGGTCACCCAGTCCATGGGCTCGGTCGGCACCTCCGCCGACAACGCCGCCTGCGAGAGCTTCCACGCCACCCTCAAGCGCGAGACCCTGCGCGGCGCCCACCACTACCCGGGAGCGGAACTGTGCCGACGGACCGTCTTCCGGTGGCTCACCCGCTACAACACCCGCCGCAGGCACTCCGCCAACGGACACCTCAGCCCCATGGCCTACGAAAATCAGCACCGGCAGGAGTCCGATAAGCTCACGCTGGCCGCATAA
- a CDS encoding phosphotransferase, translated as MTAEGEATEDEALVGGMVNAGAVFRRGSLVERPAPRTARALHAHFLALKEHGFHAVPTPVGLTADGRERLTFIPGDVALPPFPRWVMTETALRSVGSMLRRLHDASAVIAVDTGVEWPRDLADPEGGTMLCHNDVCPDNVVFRDGRAAALIDFDLAAPGRPLWDVAMTARYWIPMLDPASAAALYPAGLDAPARLRILADSYGLSPQQRAELPGVIEQATASCRAFVADRVADGDPTYTRVLAERGGWQRWDRIEGWLAAHCELFTAVLLK; from the coding sequence ATGACGGCTGAGGGGGAAGCGACAGAGGACGAGGCACTGGTCGGCGGCATGGTGAACGCGGGCGCCGTCTTCCGGCGGGGCTCCCTGGTGGAACGCCCAGCCCCGCGCACCGCGCGGGCCCTCCACGCTCACTTCCTCGCGCTGAAAGAGCACGGCTTCCACGCGGTTCCGACGCCGGTCGGTCTCACCGCGGACGGCCGCGAACGGCTGACCTTCATCCCGGGCGATGTCGCTCTGCCACCGTTTCCGCGCTGGGTGATGACCGAGACCGCGCTGAGATCGGTGGGAAGCATGCTGCGACGCCTACACGATGCCAGCGCGGTCATCGCGGTCGACACAGGTGTCGAGTGGCCCAGGGACCTCGCCGACCCGGAGGGAGGGACGATGCTGTGCCACAACGATGTGTGTCCGGACAACGTCGTGTTCCGCGACGGTCGTGCGGCTGCTCTGATCGATTTCGACCTGGCGGCCCCCGGCCGGCCGCTGTGGGACGTCGCCATGACCGCCCGCTACTGGATTCCGATGCTCGACCCCGCGTCCGCGGCGGCTCTCTACCCCGCGGGACTGGATGCCCCGGCACGACTGCGGATCCTCGCCGACAGTTACGGCCTCTCCCCGCAGCAGCGCGCCGAACTGCCCGGCGTCATCGAACAGGCCACCGCATCCTGCCGGGCCTTCGTCGCTGACCGAGTGGCGGACGGTGACCCCACCTATACGCGGGTACTGGCCGAGCGTGGTGGCTGGCAGCGCTGGGACCGCATCGAGGGGTGGCTGGCAGCACACTGCGAGTTGTTCACCGCTGTCCTGCTGAAGTGA
- a CDS encoding DUF6233 domain-containing protein, whose protein sequence is MVELGIGTGRPPVTVHAGDCYANGERSLPADRTRLRRVLAAALLACTHCRPEQHLGILDGPTADTATRPLRRRLPRSLRLRDGQHVTARPHGLDGCPTASYSGG, encoded by the coding sequence ATCGTCGAACTCGGCATCGGTACCGGACGCCCGCCCGTCACGGTCCACGCCGGCGACTGCTACGCCAACGGAGAGCGCAGCCTTCCCGCCGACCGGACGAGGCTCCGCCGAGTGCTCGCCGCCGCGCTGCTCGCCTGCACCCACTGCCGCCCCGAACAGCACCTTGGCATCCTCGACGGACCAACCGCAGACACTGCGACGAGGCCGCTTCGACGCCGTCTTCCCCGCAGTCTCCGTCTCCGGGACGGCCAGCATGTCACTGCCCGCCCGCATGGCCTCGATGGCTGCCCCACAGCCTCGTATAGCGGTGGGTGA
- a CDS encoding MarR family winged helix-turn-helix transcriptional regulator: MASERPGGTAPATSAHETSPTCDDGPGSAGPDSRLALLLARHGGVTDAWIREALTSSGVTPRHAVVLMHLDGGQLGQRDLGARLRVDPSVLVTLLNALEDSDLVKRRRDPADRRRHIVEITEAGKAAAAKLDAAIGQVEDELFAELTPQERDTLRSLLARIRTTHDGNCDVPPTAGC; the protein is encoded by the coding sequence ATGGCCAGCGAACGACCCGGCGGCACCGCACCCGCCACCAGCGCTCACGAAACCTCCCCCACCTGCGACGACGGCCCCGGATCCGCCGGACCCGACTCCCGCCTCGCCCTGCTCCTGGCGCGGCACGGAGGTGTCACCGACGCCTGGATCCGTGAGGCACTCACCTCATCCGGGGTGACGCCCCGCCACGCGGTCGTGCTGATGCACCTCGACGGCGGTCAGCTCGGGCAGCGCGACCTCGGTGCCCGGCTGCGCGTCGACCCCAGCGTCCTGGTCACTCTCCTCAACGCCTTGGAGGACAGCGACCTCGTAAAACGGCGCCGTGATCCCGCCGACCGCCGCCGTCACATCGTCGAGATCACCGAAGCGGGCAAGGCCGCCGCCGCCAAGCTCGACGCCGCCATCGGCCAGGTCGAGGACGAGCTCTTCGCCGAGCTCACCCCGCAGGAGCGCGACACCCTGCGCTCACTCCTGGCCCGTATCCGCACCACCCACGACGGCAACTGCGACGTCCCGCCGACCGCGGGCTGCTGA